DNA sequence from the Amycolatopsis sp. Hca4 genome:
CCAGCACCCCGGCGATCCAGGACGTCCAGGACGCGCCGTTGAACTCCGTGTACCCCATCACCCACGGCGCGATGAACAACAGCACGCCGAGCGCGATCTGGATGCCTTCGCCGTAGACCATGCCCGGCATCGCCAGCGAAACCAGGCCGTCGAGTGCGATCAGCGCGCCCAGGACGACCATCGTCCACATCGCGGTCGTGTCCGTGCTCAGCCAAAGGGGTGAAAGAGCGGCGACCACCCCGATGACGACCTCGGCCCAGTCGTGGGGCCGGGTCCACGCGCGCGTAGAGACTTCACTCATTCGTGCTCACCTCCGTCGGTGAAACTGCTGGTCGGGCGGTGTACCCACCATTGATGATCCGCTTGACTGGCCAGCCGGTCAAGATTGGTGCGTCACAGTTCCGCGTGTAATCGTGCTGTCCGTCTCGTACAGTTGTGGGCGCGTGTTACCGGCGAGTAATTTCTGCCGCCAACGCCCCCCATCTCCGCGGAGGAACCGATGACGCAGCTCGGCGAGATCCAGCAGGCCATCCTGAACGGCGAGTCCGCCGCGGTCGGGTCCTTGCCCGTGCCCGAGAGCTACCGCGGGGTCACCGTGCACGCGGACGAGGTCGACATGTTCGAGGGCCTCGAGAGCCGGGACAAGGACCCGCGCAAGTCGCTGCACGTCGACGACGTGCCCGTGCCCGAGCTGGGGCCGGGCGAGGCGCTGGTCGCCGTCATGGCGAGCGCCATCAACTACAACACCGTCTGGACCTCGATCTTCGAGCCGATCCCGACGTTCAAGTTCCTGAAGAAGTACGGGAAGCTCTCGCCGCTGGCCAAGCGGCACGACCTGCCGTACCACGTCGTGGGCTCGGACCTGTCCGGTGTCGTGCTGCGGACCGGGGTCGGCGTGCACAACTGGAAGCCCGGTGACGAGGTCGTCGCGCACTGCCTGAACGTCGAGCTCGAGGGCCCGGACGGGCACAACGACACCATGCTCGACACCGAGCAGCGGATCTGGGGCTTCGAGACGAACTTCGGCGGCCTCGCCGAGATCGCGCTGGTCAAGGCCAACCAGCTGATGCCGAAGCCGGACCACCTGACCTGGGAGGAGGCCGCCTCCCCCGGCCTGGTGAACTCCACCGCCTACCGGCAGCTCGTCTCGCGCAACGGCGCGGACATGAAGCAGGGTGACGTCGTCCTGATCTGGGGCGCCTCGGGCGGCCTCGGCTCCTACGCGACGCAGTACGCGCTGAACGGCGGGGCCATCCCGGTCTGCGTCGTGTCCAGCCCCGAGAAGGCGGCGATCTGCCGGAAGCTCGGCGCCGACCTGATCATCGACCGCAGCGCCGAGGACTACCGGTTCTGGAAGAACGACACCGAGCAGGACCCGAAGGAGTGGCAGCGCTTCGGCGCGAAGATCCGCGAGCTGACCGGCGGCGACGACCCGGACATCGTGTTCGAGCACCCGGGCCGGGAGACCTTCGGCGCGTCCGTCTACGCCGCGCGCAAGGGCGGCACGATCGTCACCTGCGCGTCGACCTCGGGGTACATGCACCAGTACGACAACCGCTACCTGTGGATGAACCTGAAGCGGATCATCGGCTCCCACTTCGCGAACTACCGCGAGTCGTGGGAAGCGAACCGGCTGATCGCCAAGGGCCTCATCCACCCGACGCTGTCGAAGACCTACTCGCTCGAAGAGACCGGGCAGGCCGCGCTGGACGTGCACCGCAACGCGCACCAGGGGAAGGTCGGCGTGCTCGCCCTCGCCCCGCAGGAGGGCCTCGGCGTCCGCGACGAAGAGAAGCGCGCGAAGCACATCGAGGGCATCAACGCGTTCCGCGGCGCATGACCCGTGACCAGGCCGGGAGCCGTCCCGCTCCCGGCGTCGGGAACCGGCGAGGAACCGCCCGATCCGGGCGGTTCCTTTCGCCGCGGCAGACGGCGCGTTCGGCGCACGGCACGGGTGCTCACCCTTCCGTGACCGGACTGCGGCTACGGTAGGCGCCATGAGCCTTGGCGATGAACGGGAGCTTGTGCCGCTGGGAGCCGGCTTCGACGTGGCGAAGCGCGGGTACAGCCGAGCGCAGGTCGACGAGCACCTCGAACGGCTGGACGCCGATCTGAAGATGCTCACCGCGGATCGGGACGCCGCCATCGCGCAGGCGGGCGACCTCGCCCGTCAGCTGGAGATCGCGCGCGGCGAGATCGCGGACCTGCGCGGGCAGGTCGATCGGCTCGCCCAGCCGCCGACGAGCGTCGAAGGCCTGTCCGAACGGCTGCAGCGGATGCTGCGCCTGGCCCAGGACGAATCCGCGGACACGCGCGCCCGCGCCGAAGCCGAGGCCGGGCACATCCGGGCCAAGGCCGAGACGGACGCCAGCGCCATGCGGGCGCGCTACGAGCAGCTGCTCACCGAGCTCGACCTGCGCCGCAAGGAGATGGAGGCGGAGCACCGCAAGGTGCTCGAAGACGCCCGCGCGGAGGCGAAGAAGATCACCGACGAGGCCGAGGCCGAGCGCAAGCGGCTCGACACGGAGTCGTCGGAGCGCCGCACCAAGGTCGAAGAGGACTTCGAGATCGCGATGGCCGCGCGCCGCACCGAGGCGATGCGGGTGCTGGCGGAGCAGGAGGCGGCGAGCAAGGCCGAAGCCGCGCGGCGCGTCCAGGAGGCCACGCAGGACGCCGCCGACATCCGCGCGAAGGTCCTCGAAGAGGAGAAGGCCGCGAAGGCCGACATCGACCGCCGTCAGCGGGAGTCGGTCGCGGAGGCGAACAAGCGCCGTCAGGACTCGATCACCGAGGCCAACGCCCGGCTCGCGGAGGCCGCCGACGAGGCGCGGCGCCGCGTGACGTCGGCCACGGAGGAGTCCAACCGGCGGATCACCCAGGCGAACGAGCGGGTCGACGCACTGCGGAAGGTGCGCGGCGGGCTGGCCGAGCAGGTGCGCGCGGCGCGGGCCGTGCTGGCCGAGGCGCACACCGTGCTCGGCAACGACGTGAAGGTGCCCGCCGACGTCAAGGCCGACCTGGTCGCGGACGCCAAGACGGACCCGAAGCCGGACGCCGAGGA
Encoded proteins:
- a CDS encoding SPW repeat protein: MSEVSTRAWTRPHDWAEVVIGVVAALSPLWLSTDTTAMWTMVVLGALIALDGLVSLAMPGMVYGEGIQIALGVLLFIAPWVMGYTEFNGASWTSWIAGVLVVIAGAAAMPVANAAHRTAGQH
- the ccrA gene encoding crotonyl-CoA carboxylase/reductase, with protein sequence MTQLGEIQQAILNGESAAVGSLPVPESYRGVTVHADEVDMFEGLESRDKDPRKSLHVDDVPVPELGPGEALVAVMASAINYNTVWTSIFEPIPTFKFLKKYGKLSPLAKRHDLPYHVVGSDLSGVVLRTGVGVHNWKPGDEVVAHCLNVELEGPDGHNDTMLDTEQRIWGFETNFGGLAEIALVKANQLMPKPDHLTWEEAASPGLVNSTAYRQLVSRNGADMKQGDVVLIWGASGGLGSYATQYALNGGAIPVCVVSSPEKAAICRKLGADLIIDRSAEDYRFWKNDTEQDPKEWQRFGAKIRELTGGDDPDIVFEHPGRETFGASVYAARKGGTIVTCASTSGYMHQYDNRYLWMNLKRIIGSHFANYRESWEANRLIAKGLIHPTLSKTYSLEETGQAALDVHRNAHQGKVGVLALAPQEGLGVRDEEKRAKHIEGINAFRGA
- a CDS encoding chromosome segregation protein: MPLGAGFDVAKRGYSRAQVDEHLERLDADLKMLTADRDAAIAQAGDLARQLEIARGEIADLRGQVDRLAQPPTSVEGLSERLQRMLRLAQDESADTRARAEAEAGHIRAKAETDASAMRARYEQLLTELDLRRKEMEAEHRKVLEDARAEAKKITDEAEAERKRLDTESSERRTKVEEDFEIAMAARRTEAMRVLAEQEAASKAEAARRVQEATQDAADIRAKVLEEEKAAKADIDRRQRESVAEANKRRQDSITEANARLAEAADEARRRVTSATEESNRRITQANERVDALRKVRGGLAEQVRAARAVLAEAHTVLGNDVKVPADVKADLVADAKTDPKPDAEDETEKTVRVPDVEETIRIRASDVPKPPAKPSAKPAIKPAVKPAPKPAPKPAPRATGAQKPTGE